One Oryza sativa Japonica Group chromosome 8, ASM3414082v1 DNA window includes the following coding sequences:
- the LOC4345361 gene encoding uncharacterized protein — protein MEMQDEHVIDVPSILAQELSTELTSLKPPSTELAGDGDPSPTPPIIIDEVGERTRNVDPHEYLPHHVYIGPYSRMRNADLAGDDDDKLRTLQEVLAAAAAYSTAPPLQLKDFVAELELLEARARSSYRHTFGVVPSKEFLRWLLLDACYILVRFGDVDDVVGRRPRPAAPAAVASANGAVQGGNRVVPSVERRRASAADRQYILDVVRDVFYLAANQVPFFVVERVRQMTFLDHGTPALDAIARFAGKLLEQKQYSVATPTMVGPPERRPEPANLLHLLHMHFTPTVLTSAAAVGGGGAPVGRWRTAMEYYFVGVKFKRRPLNRRSKGGALSILDVKVSGGGGGTLEVPQLNIDGETWRLLRNLIALEQSNPSGAGSHVTAYCVFMSQLASTPMDVELLSRRGVIVHGLGNNGEVAKRFADLCKGTVFDVDDADQNYLRPVCQVLDRRFQSRPRRWMAWLKQKYFANPWLAAGLAAAAVIFVCTVIQAVYSVLSYKKG, from the exons ATGGAGATGCAAG ATGAACATGTCATTGACGTCCCTTCAATACTGGCGCAAGAACTGAGTACTGAACTCACTAGCCTGAAGCCACCGTCGACGGAgttggccggcgacggcgacccttCTCCGACGCCGCCGATCATCATCGACGAGGTCGGCGAACGGACTCGCAACGTCGACCCGCACGAGTACCTGCCGCACCACGTCTACATCGGGCCGTACAGCCGTATGAGGAACGCCGACCTcgccggggacgacgacgacaagctGCGCACGCTTCAGGAggtcctcgccgcggcggcggcgtactccaccgcgccgccgctgcagctgAAGGACTTCGtcgccgagctcgagctcctcGAGGCCCGCGCGAGGAGCAGCTACCGCCACACGTTCGGTGTGGTGCCGAGCAAGGAGTTCCTGCGCTGGCTGCTGCTCGACGCATGCTACATCCTCGTCCGCTtcggcgacgtcgacgacgtcgtcgggcgccgcccacgcccggcggcgccggcggccgtggcgagCGCGAACGGCGCCGTGCAGGGCGGGAACCGCGTCGTGCCgtcggtggagaggaggagagcatCCGCCGCCGACCGGCAGTATATCCTCGACGTGGTCCGCGACGTGTTCTACCTTGCGGCGAACCAGGTTCCGTTCTTCGTCGTCGAGAGGGTCCGCCAGATGACGTTTCTGGACCACGGTACTCCGGCGCTGGACGCCATCGCGAGGTTCGCCGGAAAACTCTTGGAGCAGAAGCAGTACTCCGTCGCGACGCCGACCATGGTGGGGCCGCcggaacggcggccggagccggCCAATCTTCTGCACCTGCTGCACATGCACTTCACGCCCACCGTACTCacatccgccgccgctgtcggtggcggcggtgcgcCCGTGGGCCGATGGCGCACGGCGATGGAGTACTACTTCGTCGGCGTGAAGTTCAAGAGACGGCCTCTCAATCGCCGCAGCAAGGGCGGCGCCCTCAGCATCCTCGACGTGaaggtgagcggcggcggcggcggcacgctggAGGTGCCGCAGCTGAACATCGACGGCGAGACGTGGCGGCTGCTCCGCAACCTGATAGCGCTGGAGCAGAGCAACCCGTCGGGGGCGGGGAGCCACGTGACGGCGTACTGCGTGTTCATGTCGCAGCTGGCGTCGACGCCGATGGACGTGGAGCTGCTGTCGCGGCGGGGCGTGATCGTGCACGGCCTCGGCAACAACGGCGAGGTCGCCAAGCGCTTCGCCGATCTCTGCAAGGGCACCGTGTTCGACGTGGACGACGCCGACCAGAACTACCTGAGGCCGGTGTGCCAGGTGCTCGACCGGCGGTTCCAGagccggccgcggcggtggatgGCGTGGCTGAAGCAGAAGTACTTCGCCAACCcgtggctcgccgccggcctcgcggcggcggccgtcatCTTCGTCTGCACCGTCATCCAGGCGGTTTACTCCGTTCTGAGTTACAAAAAAGGATGA
- the LOC4345360 gene encoding uncharacterized protein, whose amino-acid sequence MERLDQHVIEMASLLAQELKHELASLNSPTTGRAGGESSPPSIMIDKVAELTRNVDKQEYEPHFVSIGPYNRSCDCKSKLARDSDKVGRLQEVLSAAAAHTTAPLQLEDFITELARMEARARKCYKLSFDHVQSKDFLRWLLLDGCYILVRFGDVVMRRRPEDEEVEEEEETTADGIVLRRVRRWFHVPSCKGFLRRRLLDACYVLVRLRDVVVGRRSKAPVAAEANRVVPSVEEREEESAVDQQEAVAVVRDVFYLAENQIPFFVVDKIHQLTFLDGQTPAVHAIARYAHELLRVNGYSVATPTKVEEPERPPEPANLLHLLHMHFTPTVLTSAATTGSRRRGGGRPVGRWRTAMEYYFAGVTFKKRPLDRRGGARCVLDVKVSGCGGGTLEMPQLTVDAETWPLLRNLMALEQSNPAAAGSHVTAYCVFMSQLACTAADVELLSRRGVIVHGLGHHGEVAKHFADLCKGAVFDADDADMNYLRPVCQVLERRFQSRPRRWMAWLKKKYFANPWLIAGLVAATVGLVCTVIQAVYSVLGYTKPGS is encoded by the exons ATGGAGAGGCTAG ATCAACATGTCATTGAGATGGCCTCACTACTGGCGCAAGAACTGAAGCATGAACTCGCAAGCCTGAACTCGCCGACGACGGGGCGGGCCGGCGGCGAGTCATCTCCGCCGTCGATCATGATCGACAAGGTCGCCGAGCTCACCCGCAACGTCGACAAGCAGGAGTACGAGCCGCACTTCGTCTCCATCGGGCCGTACAACCGCAGCTGCGACTGCAAGTCCAAGCTCGCCAGGGACTCCGACAAGGTGGGTAGGCTCCAGGAGgtcctgtcggcggcggcggcgcacaccACCGCGCCGCTGCAGCTGGAGGACTTCATCACCGAGCTCGCGCGCATGGAGGCTCGCGCGCGGAAATGCTACAAGCTGTCGTTCGATCACGTCCAGAGCAAGGATTTCCTGCGCTGGCTGCTGCTCGACGGCTGCTACATCCTCGTCCGCTTCGGCGACGTCGTGATGAGGCGCCGACCTGAggacgaggaggtggaggaggaggaggagaccacGGCGGATGGCATCGTGCTCCGCCGCGTGAGGAGATGGTTTCATGTCCCGAGCTGCAAGGGGTTCCTGCGCCGGCGGCTGCTCGACGCGTGCTACGTGCTCGTCCGCCTccgcgacgtcgtcgtcgggcgCCGCAGCAAGGCGCCCGTGGCGGCAGAGGCTAACCGCGTCGTGCCGTCggtggaggagagggaagaagaatcCGCCGTCGACCAGCAGGAGGCCGTGGCGGTGGTCCGCGACGTGTTCTACCTCGCGGAGAACCAGATTCCCTTCTTCGTCGTCGACAAGATCCACCAGCTGACGTTCCTCGACGGCCAGACTCCGGCGGTGCACGCCATCGCGAGGTACGCGCACGAGCTCCTGCGGGTGAACGGGTACTCCGTCGCGACGCCGACCAAGGTGGAGGAGCCGGAGCGGCCGCCGGAGCCAGCCAACCTCCTCCACCTGCTGCACATGCACTTCACGCCTACAGTACTGacgtccgccgccaccaccggtagccgccgccgcggcggcggtaggcCCGTGGggcggtggcgcacggcgaTGGAGTACTACTTCGCCGGCGTAACGTTCAAGAAGCGGCCCCTcgatcggcgcggcggcgcgcggtgcgTCCTCGACGTGAAGGTgagcgggtgcggcggcgggacgCTGGAGATGCCGCAGCTGACCGTGGACGCGGAGACGTGGCCGCTGCTCCGCAACCTGATGGCGCTGGAGCAGtcgaacccggcggcggcggggagccacGTGACGGCGTACTGCGTGTTCATGTCGCAGCTGGCGTGCACGGCGGCGGACGTGGAGCTGCTGTCGCGGCGGGGCGTGATCGTGCACGGGCTGGGGCACCACGGCGAGGTGGCCAAGCACTTCGCGGACCTGTGCAAGGGGGCGGTGTTCGACGCGGACGACGCCGACATGAACTACCTGAGGCCGGTGTGCCAGGTGCTCGAGCGGCGGTTCCAGagccggccgcggcggtggatgGCGTGGCTGAAGAAGAAGTACTTCGCCAACCCGTGGCTCATCGCCGGCCTCGTGGCCGCCACCGTTGGCCTCGTCTGCACCGTCATCCAGGCGGTCTACTCTGTTCTCGGTTACACAAAACCAGGGAGCTAG